A portion of the Flavobacterium limnophilum genome contains these proteins:
- the yidD gene encoding membrane protein insertion efficiency factor YidD, protein MMSKILIYPFVLLVRFYQSAISPFTPAACRFEPTCSSYMIEALQKHGLFYGGYLGIKRILSCHPWGKSGYDPVPEKECSHKH, encoded by the coding sequence ATGATGTCAAAAATCCTCATTTATCCATTTGTATTGCTCGTCAGATTCTACCAATCTGCCATATCTCCATTTACGCCGGCAGCTTGCAGATTTGAGCCCACATGCTCGAGCTACATGATCGAAGCCTTGCAAAAACACGGTTTATTTTATGGAGGTTATTTAGGAATCAAAAGAATCTTGAGTTGTCATCCTTGGGGAAAAAGCGGTTATGATCCCGTTCCAGAAAAAGAATGTTCGCACAAACATTAA
- the cysS gene encoding cysteine--tRNA ligase — translation MPLYKTQTLKIYNSLSGEKEVFTPIHEGNVGMYVCGPTVYSNVHLGNVRTFMSFDVIYRYFLHLGYKTRYVRNITDVGHIVDDVDDGEDKIAKKARLEQLEPMEVVQQYTVDFHEILNLFNFLPPSIEPTATGHIIEQIEIVKKIIDNGLAYEVNGSVYFDVVKYNKTNNYGILSGRNIEDMLANTRDLDGQGDKKNAQDFALWKKAEPQHIMRWPSPWSDGFPGWHLECTAMSTKYLGNHFDIHGGGMDLKFPHHECEIAQNQACTGHTPVNYWMHANMLTLNGKKMAKSTGNNILPREILTGENPNLSKAFSPSVARFFVLQAHYRSNLDFTNDAILAAEKGFYRLMEAVDGLAAIKPSSSSTLDIASWKQNCYDAMNDDFNSPILIAQLFEGVRFINLLKDNSAMLTAEDLKNFTKTMNAFVFDVLGLKDEKAIGNNNDKLEGVIHMLINMRMEARANKDFAMSDQIRDQLIALGIQLKDGKEGTTFSVQ, via the coding sequence ATGCCTTTATACAAAACCCAAACCTTAAAAATATACAATTCTCTTTCAGGAGAAAAAGAAGTTTTTACGCCAATTCACGAAGGAAATGTAGGAATGTATGTTTGCGGACCAACGGTTTACAGCAATGTGCATCTTGGAAATGTGCGCACTTTTATGTCTTTTGACGTAATCTATAGGTATTTTTTGCATTTGGGTTACAAAACCCGTTATGTTAGAAACATTACCGACGTTGGGCATATAGTGGATGACGTGGATGATGGCGAAGACAAAATTGCCAAAAAAGCACGATTGGAACAACTTGAACCAATGGAAGTTGTGCAACAATATACCGTTGATTTTCACGAAATATTGAATTTATTCAACTTTTTGCCGCCAAGTATCGAACCAACTGCAACGGGTCATATTATAGAACAAATTGAAATTGTCAAAAAAATTATTGACAATGGATTGGCTTATGAAGTTAATGGTTCCGTGTACTTTGACGTTGTAAAATACAACAAGACCAACAATTACGGTATTTTAAGCGGTCGAAATATTGAAGATATGTTGGCCAACACCAGAGACTTGGACGGTCAAGGCGACAAAAAAAATGCACAGGATTTTGCCCTTTGGAAAAAAGCAGAACCACAACATATTATGCGATGGCCTTCGCCTTGGAGCGACGGTTTTCCTGGTTGGCATTTGGAATGTACTGCAATGAGTACCAAATATTTGGGCAATCATTTTGACATTCACGGCGGTGGAATGGATTTAAAATTTCCGCACCATGAATGCGAAATAGCACAAAATCAAGCTTGCACGGGTCATACGCCTGTAAATTACTGGATGCATGCCAATATGCTGACTTTGAATGGCAAGAAAATGGCAAAGTCAACTGGAAACAACATCTTGCCAAGAGAGATTCTAACTGGAGAAAACCCAAATTTAAGCAAGGCATTTTCGCCAAGTGTGGCTCGCTTTTTTGTGCTTCAGGCTCATTATAGAAGCAATCTCGATTTTACCAATGACGCTATTCTTGCTGCCGAAAAAGGATTTTACAGATTAATGGAAGCCGTGGATGGATTGGCAGCAATCAAGCCAAGCTCATCTTCTACCCTAGATATTGCAAGCTGGAAACAAAATTGTTATGACGCCATGAATGACGATTTCAACAGTCCGATTTTGATTGCACAACTGTTTGAAGGCGTTCGTTTTATCAATTTATTAAAAGACAATTCTGCCATGCTTACTGCTGAAGATTTGAAAAATTTCACAAAAACAATGAATGCTTTTGTATTCGATGTTTTGGGTTTAAAAGATGAAAAAGCAATTGGAAACAACAACGACAAACTAGAAGGAGTTATTCATATGTTAATCAATATGCGAATGGAAGCCAGAGCCAACAAAGACTTTGCCATGTCAGACCAAATTCGAGATCAATTGATTGCTTTGGGAATTCAATTGAAAGACGGTAAAGAAGGCACGACATTCAGTGTCCAGTAA
- the folE gene encoding GTP cyclohydrolase I FolE, protein MINNEEFHDEIGDNHISLNAKNPVREDAFNITDDQKIERIKKDVENILLTLGMDLTDDSLKGTPNRVAKMFVKEIFGGLNPARKPSASTFENGYKYGEMLVEKNITLYSTCEHHLLPIIGRAHVAYISKGRVIGLSKINRIVEFYAKRPQVQERLTMQIVQELQIALGTEDVACIIDAKHLCVNSRGIKDIESSTVTAEFGGQFKDEQTRRELLDYIKLETKF, encoded by the coding sequence ATGATAAACAACGAAGAATTTCATGACGAAATAGGAGACAATCATATTAGTTTAAACGCAAAAAATCCAGTCAGAGAAGACGCTTTCAATATTACTGACGATCAAAAAATTGAAAGAATAAAAAAGGATGTCGAAAACATCCTGCTTACACTTGGGATGGATTTGACTGATGACAGCCTTAAAGGAACTCCCAATCGTGTGGCCAAAATGTTTGTGAAAGAAATTTTTGGAGGACTGAATCCTGCCAGAAAACCAAGCGCTTCCACTTTTGAAAATGGCTATAAATATGGCGAAATGTTGGTCGAAAAAAACATCACCCTCTACTCTACCTGCGAACACCATTTGCTTCCCATAATAGGAAGAGCCCATGTGGCCTATATCTCGAAAGGAAGAGTCATTGGATTATCCAAAATAAATAGAATCGTTGAATTTTATGCCAAAAGACCTCAAGTTCAAGAGCGTTTGACAATGCAAATTGTGCAAGAATTACAAATCGCTCTTGGAACCGAAGACGTTGCTTGTATTATAGATGCCAAACACCTTTGCGTGAATTCCAGAGGAATAAAAGACATCGAAAGCAGCACCGTAACAGCTGAATTTGGCGGACAATTTAAAGACGAACAAACTCGCAGAGAATTATTGGATTACATTAAATTGGAAACAAAATTTTAG